ATTTAACATACCTCCCGAATGAGTGCAAGACATTTTGCACAAGCTTTCAAGAAAAAAACCTTTACACCTACTTTCAAATTAAATGGTTACATTTTTTGTGAAATGGAAATAGAAGGAGTGGTGAAAACAATAGGAGGTTTTTGTATGAAAAAATGCATGATTATTTTAAATCCATCATCAGGAAAAGAACAGGCGCTTGAATATAAGGATCAAATGTTAAAGCAGCTACATAACTTTGACGTGGTTGTGAAAGAGACGAAAAAAGAAGGCGATGCGACACAGTTTGCGCGCTTAGCTTGTGATGAGCAGTATGATGCTGTTGTATTGGTTGGAGGTGACGGTACATTAAACGAAGGGATTAACGGCATTGCTGAGCAACCTCATCGCCCTATTGTAGGCATTGTCCCGCTCGGCACGGTAAATGACTTTGCCAGAGCCCTTAAAATTCCATTAGAACCAGCAGAAGCGATCACTTTACTTGGTGGTGCTACTAGAAAAGCAGATATTGGAAAAGTGAATAATCATTACTTTACGAATGTCGTAGCAATTGGTTCGATTGCCGATGCGGTCGGAGATGTTTCAGTAGCGCAAAAAACGTCACTCGGATCACTTGCCTATTTAGTAGAAGGGGTAAAGGCTGCGGTTCAAAATGAAGCGTTTGAAATTCAAGTAGAAGCAAACGATACGGACTACCTAGAGGAAACGATGTTGTTTTTATGTGTACTAACGGATTCGGTCGGGAGTTTCAAAGCGATAAATGAAGAGGCAGATGCTTCGGATGGTTTATTGCATGGCTTTATTATAAAAAATAGCAATGTGTTACAAGCTGTAGGGATTGCCAAAAATTTATTAACAGGGAATTAC
The sequence above is a segment of the Solibacillus sp. FSL H8-0523 genome. Coding sequences within it:
- a CDS encoding diacylglycerol kinase family protein, with the translated sequence MKKCMIILNPSSGKEQALEYKDQMLKQLHNFDVVVKETKKEGDATQFARLACDEQYDAVVLVGGDGTLNEGINGIAEQPHRPIVGIVPLGTVNDFARALKIPLEPAEAITLLGGATRKADIGKVNNHYFTNVVAIGSIADAVGDVSVAQKTSLGSLAYLVEGVKAAVQNEAFEIQVEANDTDYLEETMLFLCVLTDSVGSFKAINEEADASDGLLHGFIIKNSNVLQAVGIAKNLLTGNYEDDDNIIKFDASEMIVKANKPLTLNVDGDLIGEVPATISILHNHLEFFVQG